A single region of the Pseudomonas mandelii genome encodes:
- the yiaY gene encoding L-threonine dehydrogenase produces MSSTFFIPAVNIMGNDCLDEAMVAIGKYGFRKALIVTDAGLAKAGVAKMIAEKLAMQDIDSVIFDGAKPNPSMANVERGLGLLKESRCDFVVSLGGGSPHDCAKGIALCATNGGEIRDYEGVDRSTQPQLPLIAINTTAGTASEMTRFCIITDESRHVKMAIVDRNVTPLLSVNDPALMVAMPKSLTAATGMDALTHAIEAYVSTAANPITDACALKAITLISSNLRLAVRNGSDMAARENMAYAQFLAGMAFNNASLGFVHAMAHQLGGFYDLPHGVCNAVLLPHVQSFNAQVCAPRLTDVAHAMGADIRGLSPEEGAQAAITAIRSLSSDIEIPAGLRELGAKLNDIPTLATNALKDACGLTNPRAADQRQIEEIFRSAF; encoded by the coding sequence ATGAGCAGCACGTTTTTCATTCCCGCCGTTAACATCATGGGCAATGACTGCCTGGACGAAGCCATGGTTGCCATTGGCAAATACGGCTTTCGCAAGGCGCTGATCGTCACCGACGCCGGGCTGGCCAAGGCCGGTGTGGCGAAGATGATTGCTGAAAAACTGGCAATGCAGGACATCGACTCGGTGATCTTCGACGGCGCCAAACCGAATCCGAGCATGGCCAACGTCGAGCGCGGCCTGGGCCTGCTCAAGGAAAGTCGCTGTGATTTTGTGGTGTCGCTCGGCGGCGGTTCGCCCCATGACTGCGCCAAGGGCATCGCGTTGTGCGCGACCAACGGCGGGGAGATCCGCGACTACGAAGGCGTCGACCGATCGACCCAACCGCAATTGCCGCTGATCGCGATCAATACCACCGCCGGCACGGCCAGCGAAATGACCCGTTTTTGCATCATCACCGACGAATCGCGCCACGTGAAAATGGCCATCGTCGACCGTAACGTCACGCCGTTGCTGTCGGTCAACGACCCGGCGCTGATGGTCGCCATGCCCAAGAGCCTGACCGCCGCCACCGGCATGGACGCGCTGACTCATGCCATCGAAGCCTACGTGTCCACCGCCGCCAATCCGATTACCGATGCCTGCGCACTGAAAGCCATCACCTTGATCAGCAGCAACCTGCGTCTGGCCGTGCGCAATGGCAGCGACATGGCGGCACGGGAAAACATGGCTTACGCACAGTTTCTCGCCGGCATGGCGTTCAACAACGCCTCCCTGGGATTTGTCCACGCCATGGCTCACCAGTTGGGCGGGTTCTATGACTTGCCGCATGGCGTATGCAACGCGGTGCTGCTGCCCCACGTGCAGAGTTTCAATGCGCAGGTCTGCGCCCCGCGCCTGACCGATGTGGCCCACGCGATGGGCGCCGATATCCGTGGCTTAAGCCCGGAAGAGGGCGCTCAAGCGGCCATCACGGCGATCCGCAGCCTGTCCAGCGACATCGAGATTCCCGCCGGTTTGCGTGAACTCGGCGCCAAGCTCAACGACATCCCGACGCTCGCGACCAACGCGCTGAAAGACGCGTGCGGCCTGACTAATCCACGGGCGGCGGATCAGCGCCAGATCGAGGAGATTTTCCGCAGCGCGTTCTAG
- a CDS encoding DUF4917 family protein, producing the protein MTDFQDVDAQLEDWNALRATASFSGLLVGNGASRAVWDDFGYDSLFENARTVEEKPLSQSELSVFDAMQTRSFEQVLSALKITSRVNKALAVSSAAPRNRYYAIKEALINTVHAVHIPWRLVVPSTLAAISQELGRYRTVFTTNYDLLNYWAIQHQPDAITDLFQGAEPGFDLSATATDKTRLLYLHGGLHLVRNQDGTARKLMSTEGTLLGSFAINNTIKTLDDVPLFVNEGPAQDKLKTIRSSDYLSFCYDQLLSHGEGLCLFGHALGEQDSHIIHALRQAKPKVVAISIYPRSKAFIQHQKRHYTKVFEGTGSELRFFDSKTHALGSPKLTVPVEV; encoded by the coding sequence ATGACCGATTTCCAGGATGTTGATGCCCAACTTGAAGACTGGAACGCCTTGCGCGCCACCGCCTCGTTCAGCGGTTTGCTGGTCGGCAACGGTGCCAGCCGTGCGGTGTGGGACGACTTCGGCTACGACTCGCTGTTCGAAAATGCCCGCACCGTCGAAGAAAAACCCCTGAGCCAGTCCGAGCTGAGCGTGTTCGACGCCATGCAGACCCGCAGTTTCGAACAGGTGCTGAGTGCGCTGAAAATCACCAGCCGGGTCAACAAGGCCCTGGCCGTCAGCTCCGCGGCGCCGCGTAATCGTTACTACGCGATCAAGGAAGCGCTGATCAACACAGTCCACGCGGTGCACATCCCGTGGCGGCTTGTGGTCCCGTCGACCCTGGCCGCCATCAGTCAGGAACTGGGCCGCTATCGAACGGTGTTCACCACCAATTACGACTTGCTCAACTACTGGGCGATCCAGCATCAGCCGGATGCCATCACCGATCTGTTCCAGGGCGCCGAACCGGGTTTTGATTTGAGCGCCACGGCGACCGATAAAACCCGTTTGTTGTACCTGCACGGTGGCCTGCACCTGGTGCGCAATCAGGACGGCACGGCGCGCAAGCTGATGTCGACGGAGGGCACATTGCTGGGCAGTTTCGCCATCAACAACACCATCAAGACGCTGGACGATGTGCCGCTGTTCGTCAACGAAGGGCCGGCGCAGGACAAGCTCAAGACCATTCGCAGCTCGGATTATCTGTCGTTTTGCTATGACCAGTTGCTGAGCCATGGTGAGGGGTTATGCCTGTTCGGGCATGCCTTGGGCGAGCAGGACAGCCACATCATCCATGCGTTGCGCCAGGCGAAACCCAAGGTAGTGGCAATCTCGATTTACCCGCGCAGCAAGGCGTTTATCCAGCATCAGAAGCGGCATTACACGAAGGTGTTTGAGGGAACGGGGTCAGAACTGCGGTTTTTTGATTCGAAGACCCATGCGCTCGGCAGCCCGAAGCTCACAGTTCCCGTCGAGGTCTGA
- a CDS encoding helix-turn-helix domain-containing protein: protein MSIRLKLLRKKLGVTLEALAEKSGMTKSYLSKVERGLNTPSIAAALKLAKALNVKVEELFSEDNISLDSYSLVRSDERQSLAANDESPGYAVLAHQVSERSLLPFMIYPPTEFADKTFKEHVGEEFLFVHEGQVEVDFMNERVLLNRGDALHFNAQKPHRIRSVGEAQAQLLVVVHSAEE from the coding sequence CTTAGAAAAAAACTTGGCGTGACGCTGGAGGCCCTGGCCGAAAAATCCGGCATGACCAAGAGCTATCTGTCGAAAGTCGAGCGCGGGCTGAATACGCCGTCGATCGCGGCTGCCCTGAAACTGGCCAAGGCGCTGAACGTGAAGGTCGAGGAGTTGTTCTCCGAAGACAACATCAGCCTCGACAGCTACAGCCTGGTGCGCAGCGACGAGCGCCAGTCCCTGGCGGCCAACGATGAAAGCCCCGGCTACGCGGTGCTGGCCCACCAGGTCAGCGAGCGCAGCCTGCTGCCGTTCATGATTTATCCGCCGACAGAATTCGCGGATAAAACCTTCAAGGAACACGTGGGGGAAGAGTTTCTGTTCGTCCACGAAGGGCAGGTGGAAGTGGACTTCATGAACGAGCGCGTGCTGCTCAATCGCGGGGATGCGCTGCACTTCAATGCGCAGAAACCGCACCGGATTCGCTCAGTGGGGGAGGCTCAGGCGCAGTTGCTGGTGGTGGTGCATAGCGCTGAGGAATGA